The following DNA comes from Enterocloster bolteae.
TGCAGTCCAGACAAGCGCACATTTTGGCAAGAATGGTAAGGTCAACGCGGGAAACCTTGTTCTTGCAGTAATTATTGAACTGAGTCCGCTGCAGGCCGCATTCTTCACACACAAAGTTTTTACTTTTATGTTTTTCTTTTAGCAGACGCTCCAAATCAATCTCAATATGCATTCCGTCCCCGCCTTTCTGTATAAGCTCCAGATAAGTATATCTCCGGATGTATTGAAATATAAGCTGTATTAAAGTACAATATGTATAATAATACAGGTGGGGGACGAAGCGGAATGAGAAAAAGACGGATGCATGCATCACTGATTCTGATGGCTCTTTGTATATATCTGCAGTGGGGAAGGGGCGTGTCGGTGAGGAATACCATATCCTCCTCCCGGGATGGAAAGAGGACAGAACACATAACCATTGTTGCGAATAAGCTGTACATAGGAGATAAGGAGGCATTTGCCGGGGATATGATTGAGACGTGTATCAACAATGAATTCCGTGATGTGCGGTTCAGCTATGACATGGGATATCCGGTGGAAATCACTATGGACATCTATACCAATGATACGGCCAGGCGGCTGGGACTCAGATGCTGTGAGGTACGGTATGCCCAGGCGGAAGAGGACCGGTACCGGTATAATGTGAAGGATGACAGGGAACGGTTTGTGATGACGGTGAAGTGAAAGGAGAAATAAAAAGCCCGGATTATTATAAGAGATAAAATACCCGGGCTTTATGTGCGGTAATGATTATTGGAGGATATTAGTCCTTCTCTCTATCCTTTTTCTTCATAAATTCAAAGATTCCATTTTCATCCAGACCGGGATTGGCCTGCACTGCGGCGTAAATCCGGCTGACGCAATCCGGGCTTTCCTCCAGCAACTCTGCTGTCTCCTCCGGGGAAAGTCCTTTTTTCATTTTCTTCATGACCAGAGATACGAGCTTGGTCATTTCTCCCTTTTCAATTCCATCCTCCATAAGCATCTGTCCGAGCAGGGTCATATTAATCTTCTCCTTTACTTTCCTTAATTCTGTTTTGTCGAGAAATTTGATGGCCAGGGCATAAAACATGGCTTCCATGCGGCGAAGGTTTTCCTTTGATACAGCTACATGGTCTGATTGAAGAATATCAATTAATTTTTATCCGCGTTCCGGTCCTTGATACGGATTACCTGGATGCGGTATACATTGATGCCGGTGACGAGTTCCTGTTTAATTCGCCTGACATGGGAAGTACATAGAACTGTGGTAATAACAGGGCAGTTATATATCAGGCTTAAGTAAGCTTCGTATTCCCTGAAACGCCGCAGATCCCTGGAAGTAATGCTGTCACTTTCAAACTCCAGATGCCGCAGGGAGCCGTCTTCCATCATATAGTTAAAATCTTCTTCCATCCTGCGAAGTTCAAGGTGAATCTGTTCTGTGGGAACAAGGCCGGTAATCCGACCCCTGACACCCAGGTATGGAAGAAGATCCTGACCAAAAAACATGGCAGCTGTTTTTAGGACTTTATCCTCCAGCTGATTGGGGGTATCCTGTATTTGATGGTTAGGGGGGTAACGTGTGTTGCTGCATGAGCCTCCTTTTCCGGTAAACATTAAGGAAGCTATTCCTATTATAATCCCTTTTTATATGCCGGACAATAGCCATGTATAGGTTGTGTGGATAAT
Coding sequences within:
- a CDS encoding helix-turn-helix domain-containing protein — encoded protein: MHIEIDLERLLKEKHKSKNFVCEECGLQRTQFNNYCKNKVSRVDLTILAKMCACLDCTPNDILKIVKETAKDE